The Raoultibacter phocaeensis genome includes a window with the following:
- a CDS encoding succinate dehydrogenase/fumarate reductase iron-sulfur subunit, whose product MAETITAKILRYDPSTDEAPFYASHKIPYEDAQGDGFMTGLQVLHAVNEQEAIGYDYCCRSGLCGRCSMMIDGKAGLACWTPLTPGEHTFEPLAGFPVIKDLVVDRSRAYQKIIKVTPETLTVNPIKELQPIEHDLYWNTLERINMCRECYSCYATCSALQQGGKWSTYAGPAAMMVIAQHYLDTRDQSDRLLQAVFEGVFDCIQCGFCTEVCPSHINITELIATMQKAAEERDLKPTDA is encoded by the coding sequence ATGGCAGAAACCATTACCGCAAAAATACTGCGCTACGATCCAAGCACCGACGAGGCACCGTTTTACGCATCGCATAAAATCCCCTACGAAGACGCTCAGGGCGACGGGTTCATGACGGGATTGCAGGTCCTGCATGCCGTGAACGAGCAAGAAGCCATCGGCTACGATTACTGTTGCAGAAGCGGCTTGTGCGGAAGATGCAGCATGATGATCGACGGCAAAGCCGGGCTCGCTTGCTGGACGCCTCTCACTCCAGGTGAGCACACGTTCGAGCCGCTGGCTGGATTTCCCGTCATCAAGGATCTCGTCGTCGACCGCAGCCGCGCATACCAGAAGATCATTAAAGTCACGCCGGAAACCCTTACCGTCAACCCCATAAAAGAGCTGCAACCGATAGAGCATGATCTCTATTGGAACACGCTTGAGCGCATTAACATGTGTCGCGAATGCTATTCGTGTTACGCAACCTGTTCGGCCCTTCAGCAGGGAGGCAAATGGTCAACCTATGCCGGACCTGCTGCGATGATGGTCATTGCGCAACATTATCTGGATACGCGTGACCAATCGGATCGCCTACTGCAAGCCGTGTTCGAAGGCGTCTTCGATTGCATCCAGTGCGGGTTCTGCACAGAAGTATGCCCTTCGCACATAAATATAACCGAACTGATAGCAACCATGCAGAAAGCCGCTGAAGAACGGGACCTGAAACCGACAGACGCTTAG
- a CDS encoding GAF domain-containing sensor histidine kinase, translating to MESVPLRATENTEERESGFELAATEAEFVQQQRSLSALLHITQVASSTLSMEEVLYSISQEIINATGAWGCNSFLFPERSKHGYYYLIEPEPSPEYKVPDPPDLFTREALETAKPVFAEDVMADPRTDKRTMRFFGIKSALAFPLVFHGSAVAAGFMCFDERRHMTDEEIEIVMAIAGTGAMAVANLKMHQSAVQLAVAQERNRLAKEMHDDACQSLAAVKMNLNTLLLTEELPDRTVEKIRDVMHLVDDSYDDLRDTIHSFRTAGIAGEEFVASFKDYTEAYEDRHDIEVDYKLSEFDIMRLSQSALLQTSRILGEALANVRKHASASRVRIESRVRADCVVIEVEDDGIGFDTEELESRRQGHFGLSIMEERARDAGGSLSVLSIEPHGTIVRFTIPYR from the coding sequence ATGGAAAGCGTGCCGCTTCGCGCTACCGAAAACACCGAGGAACGAGAATCGGGGTTCGAGCTTGCTGCAACCGAAGCAGAATTCGTTCAGCAGCAAAGGAGCCTTTCCGCTTTGCTGCACATAACGCAAGTTGCAAGCAGCACGCTTTCGATGGAAGAGGTTCTCTATAGCATTTCACAGGAAATCATCAATGCAACCGGCGCATGGGGATGCAATTCCTTTTTGTTTCCTGAAAGGTCAAAGCACGGATATTACTACCTGATCGAGCCGGAGCCGTCGCCCGAATACAAAGTGCCCGATCCCCCCGACCTTTTCACGCGCGAGGCGCTCGAAACCGCGAAACCGGTGTTCGCCGAGGACGTTATGGCGGATCCGAGAACCGATAAGCGAACAATGCGGTTTTTCGGTATCAAATCGGCGCTCGCCTTTCCGCTCGTGTTCCACGGCAGTGCGGTTGCCGCGGGCTTCATGTGCTTCGATGAACGTCGGCATATGACCGACGAGGAGATAGAGATCGTCATGGCAATTGCCGGAACCGGCGCCATGGCGGTTGCGAATCTGAAAATGCACCAGTCGGCTGTGCAGCTCGCCGTCGCGCAGGAGCGGAATCGTCTCGCGAAAGAAATGCACGATGATGCGTGCCAATCGCTTGCAGCCGTCAAAATGAATCTCAACACCTTGTTGCTTACGGAAGAGTTACCCGATCGGACGGTCGAGAAGATACGGGATGTCATGCATCTTGTAGATGATAGCTACGATGATTTAAGAGATACGATCCATTCGTTTCGTACAGCAGGCATAGCAGGCGAGGAATTCGTCGCATCGTTCAAGGATTATACGGAAGCATACGAGGATCGGCACGACATCGAAGTCGATTACAAGCTCTCGGAATTCGACATCATGCGTCTTAGCCAGTCGGCGCTTTTGCAGACGAGCCGTATCCTCGGTGAGGCGCTTGCCAACGTGCGAAAGCACGCAAGCGCTTCTCGGGTGCGCATCGAAAGCCGGGTGCGTGCCGACTGCGTGGTTATCGAAGTCGAAGACGATGGGATCGGCTTCGACACCGAGGAGCTCGAATCGCGCCGTCAGGGA
- a CDS encoding FAD-binding protein produces the protein MAVQGNDGTKKRFAPTRRDFLKGAAAFGIAASFAGVASGCSQGASAETGTSDQGEKASQGQYAVSVFEGDVLIIGAGVSGITAARKALDDGADLMIVDKGPWGHCGSSGINWGHDLETNEWFSGPIEDAVITWTAMNNGLCNQTYDKAVLEGVRQARPSATAEQVGSVLQRGEDGEPIAKNADSPMVVDHGYFLMWHARDIAAKGARIYDRVFILDLLLGEDGSAAGAVGINLVTGEAYVFHAKSVILATGSYVWAAGYNGQGAYSIGSPENTGDGYRMLLDAGVPMRDMEQIICDVAQWYPKGCRQGMGNICGSITTHNFIFDKDKQPITELVTENGWGFPEMLRMLAKADLDGRTLEVEEAEMGGFYVSTECQPVNRYYARVGENYERGLGYDIGDYVIDVFSQWDCAGMPSQLSEHAETSLPGVYFSNAGEGAWSGCALLWCVGTGWIAGEGAASRAKTSEYMPIPWDKVRSSLDEAFGLLAAEPADKKRALEVFRNIQKAYWKGLQPARSADGLNECLKEIDRIEAEEIPNMYVASKSKQLNSDWQRALEAKSLLAVTRATAHAALAREESRGHHCRIDFPKMDSKNWLKNTNVTCTDGTWSVELTDIDDAVCPAETVASMMSEYGMEA, from the coding sequence ATGGCAGTACAGGGAAACGACGGTACGAAAAAGAGGTTCGCTCCTACACGGCGAGATTTCCTGAAAGGGGCGGCGGCTTTCGGTATCGCGGCATCGTTCGCAGGTGTCGCAAGCGGCTGTTCGCAAGGGGCCTCTGCCGAAACAGGCACTTCGGATCAAGGGGAAAAGGCCTCGCAAGGACAATACGCCGTATCGGTGTTCGAAGGAGACGTGCTCATCATCGGCGCAGGTGTTTCGGGCATAACGGCAGCACGGAAGGCGCTTGACGACGGAGCCGACTTGATGATCGTCGACAAGGGCCCGTGGGGCCACTGCGGTTCGTCGGGCATCAACTGGGGACACGATCTCGAAACGAACGAATGGTTCAGCGGGCCTATCGAGGATGCCGTGATAACCTGGACCGCTATGAACAACGGCTTGTGCAACCAAACATACGACAAAGCCGTTCTCGAAGGAGTGCGGCAAGCTCGTCCCTCGGCTACAGCCGAGCAGGTCGGCAGCGTCTTGCAGCGCGGGGAAGACGGCGAACCCATTGCAAAGAACGCCGATAGCCCCATGGTTGTCGATCACGGATACTTCCTCATGTGGCATGCCCGCGATATTGCAGCCAAAGGTGCCCGCATCTACGACCGCGTGTTTATACTCGACCTGCTGCTAGGCGAGGACGGGAGCGCTGCGGGGGCAGTCGGGATAAACCTTGTGACTGGCGAAGCGTACGTCTTCCATGCGAAATCGGTGATCTTGGCAACGGGAAGCTACGTATGGGCGGCAGGATACAACGGACAGGGAGCCTACAGCATCGGATCACCCGAAAATACCGGAGACGGCTATCGCATGCTGCTCGACGCCGGCGTCCCCATGCGCGACATGGAACAGATCATCTGCGACGTCGCGCAGTGGTATCCGAAAGGATGCCGCCAGGGCATGGGTAACATCTGCGGCTCCATCACAACGCACAATTTCATTTTCGACAAGGACAAGCAGCCGATCACCGAGCTCGTCACCGAGAACGGATGGGGATTTCCCGAGATGCTCCGCATGCTCGCAAAAGCCGATCTCGACGGTCGAACCCTTGAGGTCGAAGAGGCCGAGATGGGCGGCTTCTACGTAAGCACCGAGTGCCAGCCGGTCAATCGCTACTATGCACGGGTTGGAGAGAATTACGAACGCGGTCTCGGATACGACATCGGCGACTACGTCATCGATGTGTTCAGCCAATGGGACTGCGCAGGCATGCCAAGCCAATTGAGCGAGCACGCCGAAACGTCGCTTCCCGGCGTATACTTCTCGAACGCCGGCGAAGGAGCCTGGAGCGGATGCGCGCTCTTATGGTGCGTCGGGACGGGATGGATCGCCGGGGAGGGTGCGGCATCGCGCGCGAAAACATCCGAGTACATGCCTATTCCGTGGGATAAGGTGCGTTCGTCGCTCGATGAGGCTTTCGGGCTGCTCGCCGCCGAACCAGCCGACAAAAAACGGGCTCTTGAAGTATTCAGAAACATCCAGAAAGCTTATTGGAAAGGATTGCAGCCGGCTCGAAGCGCCGACGGGCTCAACGAATGCCTCAAGGAAATCGACCGTATCGAAGCGGAAGAGATTCCGAACATGTACGTAGCGTCGAAAAGCAAGCAGCTCAATTCCGATTGGCAACGCGCACTCGAAGCGAAAAGCCTTTTGGCGGTTACCCGCGCAACCGCTCATGCCGCACTCGCGCGCGAGGAATCCCGAGGACACCATTGCCGAATCGATTTTCCAAAAATGGACAGTAAAAACTGGTTGAAGAACACGAACGTTACGTGCACAGACGGAACCTGGTCTGTCGAGCTAACCGATATCGACGATGCGGTATGTCCCGCTGAAACCGTTGCTTCGATGATGTCCGAATACGGCATGGAAGCGTAG